In the genome of Sander vitreus isolate 19-12246 chromosome 13, sanVit1, whole genome shotgun sequence, one region contains:
- the exosc8 gene encoding exosome complex component RRP43 — translation MAAGFKVAEPLEYHRSFLKENCRPDGRELSEFRTTTLNIGSITTADGSALVKVGNTTVICGIKAELTNPIVEAPGKGYIVPNVDLPPLCSSRFRPGPPAEQAQAASQFIADVIESSEVIQTEDLCIERGKLCWVLYCDMMCLDYDGNVLDACIIALLAALKNTQLPEVTISTETSKPEVNLEKRHGLHIHRHPVGASFCVFDDSILIVDPTAEEESLSTAQLTVVTDDEDRLCVVHKPGGTSLSGEKLQECISRATARQREIQKLIDKVIHSVKTAQ, via the exons ATGGCGGCTGGTTTCAA GGTTGCTGAGCCTCTGGAGTACCACAGGAGCTTTCTG AAAGAAAACTGTCGACCTGATGGACGGGAGCTGTCAGAATTCAGAACCACAACACTAAACATAG GGTCCATAACTACAGCCGATGGCTCAGCCCTGGTGAAGGTTGGAAACACCACAGTCATCTGTGGGATCAAAGCG GAGCTGACAAACCCTATAGTGGAGGCACCTGGTAAAGGTTACATCG TGCCCAACGTGGACCTGCCGCCGCTGTGTTCCTCTCGGTTTCGGCCGGGTCCACCGGCAGAGCAGGCACAGGCTGCCAGCCAGTTCATCGCTGATGTCATCGAAAG CTCTGAGGTGATACAAACGGAGGACTTGTGCATTGAAAGAGGAAAG CTCTGCTGGGTGCTCTACTGTGACATGATGTGTCTCGACTACGATGGGAACGTGTTGGATGCTTGTATCATTGCCCTGCTGGCTGCCCTGAAGAACA CACAGCTCCCAGAGGTCACTATCAGCACAGAGACTAGTAAACCAGAAGTGAATTTAGAAAAGAGACATGGGCTGCATATTCACAGACATCCAGTCGGTGCctctttttgtgtctttgatGA CTCCATACTGATTGTAGACCCcacagctgaggaggagagTCTGTCGACCGCTCAGCTCACTGTAGTGACAGATGATGAAGATCGACTCTGCGTTGTACACAAACCAG GTGGGACGTCACTGTCGGGAGAAAAGCTGCAGGAGtgtatcagcagagcaacagCGCGACAGAGAGAAATCCAGAAACTAATTGACAAAGTCATACACAGCGTGAAGACAGCACAATAA